One segment of Castanea sativa cultivar Marrone di Chiusa Pesio chromosome 3, ASM4071231v1 DNA contains the following:
- the LOC142628173 gene encoding myosin-9 isoform X3, with product MTKLSYLHEPGVLQNLKIRYELNEIYTYTGNILIAINPFQRLPHLYDAHMMQQYKGAPFGELSPHVFAVADVAYRAMINEGKSNSILVSGESGAGKTETTKMLMQYLAFLGGRVATEGRTVEQQVLESNPVLEAFGNAKTVRNNNSSRFGKFVEIQFDKQGRISGAAIRTYLLERSRVCQISDPERNYHCFYLLCAAPQEEIEKYKLGNPKSFHYLNQSNCYDLVGVSDAHDYLATRRAMEIVGISDKEQEAIFRVVAAILHLGNIEFAKGKEIDSSVPKDDRAKFHLKMTAELLMCNAEALEDALCKRVMITPEEVIKRSLDPQSAAVSRDGLAKTIYSRLFDWLVDKINSSIGQDPNSKSLIGVLDIYGFESFKTNSFEQFCINFTNEKLQQHFNQHVFKMEQEEYTKEEIDWSYIEFVDNQDVLDLIEKKPGGIVALLDEACMFPKSTHETFANKLYQTFKNHKRFIKPKLSRTDFTISHYAGEVLYQSDLFLDKNKDYVVPEHQDLLDDSKCPFVAGLFPPLPEETSKSSKFSSIGSRFKLQLQQLMETLSSTEPHYIRCVKPNNLLKPAIFENVNIMQQLRCGGVLEAIRISCAGYPTRRPFFDFINRFGLLAPEVVEGNVDEKVACKKILEKMGLKGYQIGKTKLFLRAGQMAELDARRAEVLSNAAKTIQRRIRTHIARKQFIALRKATIVVQSICRGRLACKIFEQMRREAAAMKIQKNTRRYQAWKRYRKLHFSVLVLQTGLRVMAARNEFRFKKTTKAAILVQARWRCYKAASYYKKLKRGTIVTQCLWRGRIAKRELRKLKMAARETGALKEAKDKLEKHVEELTWRLQLEKRLRTDLEEAKAQEVAKLQNSLQELQYKVKEANALIVKEREAAKKAIEEAPPVIKETQVLVQDTQKIDTLTAEVENLRTSLESERQSADDLKRKYNEAQKSGEERQKKLEETEKKVHQLQESLTRLEEKLSNLESENQVLRQQAVSMAPNKFLSSHLLITWYVNQDLHIPPINHRDPSEVEEKPQKSLNEKQQENQELLIRCISQHLGFAGNRPIAACIIYKCLLQWRSFEVERTSVFDRIIQTIGNAIETQDNNDILAYWLSNASTLLLLLQRTLKASGAAGMAPQRRRSSSATLFGRMTQSFRGAPQGVNISLINGSMNGVDTLRQVEAKYPALLFKQQLTAYVEKIYGMIRDNLKKEISPLLGLCIQAPRISRASLVKGSSRSVANTEAQRALIAHWQGIVKSLGNFLNTLKENHVPPFLVRKVFTQIFSFINVQLFNSLLLRRECCSFSNGEYVKAGLAELEHWCYKATDEYAGSSWDELKHIRQAIGFLVIHQKPKKTLDEISHDLCPVLSIQQLYRISTMYWDDKYGTHSVSSDVISNMRVLMTEDSNNAVSNSFLLDDDSSIPFSVDDLSKSMEQIDIADIEPPPLIRENSGFSFMFPRSE from the exons AGCAATGATAAATGAGGGGAAAAGCAATTCAATCCTGGTCAGTGGTGAAAGTGGAGCAGGTAAAACTGAGACCACAAAAATGCTTATGCAATACCTTGCCTTTTTAGGAGGCCGGGTTGCTACTGAAGGACGGACAGTTGAGCAACAAGTTCTTGAA TCAAATCCAGTCCTTGAAGCATTTGGCAATGCCAAAACTGTAAGGAACAACAATTCCAG CCGTTTTGGTAAATTTGTGGAGATTCAGTTTGATAAGCAAGGAAGAATCTCAGGAGCAGCCATAAGAACTTACCTTCTAGAGAGGTCTCGTGTTTGCCAAATTTCTGATCCTGAACGCAACTATCACTGCTTCTACCTTCTTTGTGCTGCACCACAAGAG GAAATTGAGAAGTACAAGTTGGGAAACCCTAAATCATTTCACTATCTTAACCAGTCAAATTGCTATGACCTGGTTGGTGTAAGTGATGCGCATGATTATCTTGCCACAAGGAGAGCAATGGAAATTGTTGGGATAAGTGACAAGGAACAG gaaGCAATTTTCAGAGTTGTTGCTGCAATACTTCATCTTGGCAATATTGAATTTGCTAAAGGAAAGGAAATTGATTCATCTGTTCCAAAAGATGACAGAGCCAAATTCCATCTTAAAATGACTGCTGAGCTTCTCAT GTGTAATGCTGAGGCCTTGGAAGATGCATTATGTAAGCGTGTCATGATCACTCCAGAAGAAGTTATAAAACGGAGCCTTGATCCTCAAAGTGCGGCAGTTAGCCGGGATGGTTTAGCAAAGACAATATACTCTCGACTTTTTGACTG GTTGGTGGATAAAATTAATAGCTCAATTGGACAAGATCCTAATTCAAAATCTTTGATTGGGGTTCTTGACATCTATGGTTTTGAAAGCTTTAAGACTAACAG TTTTGAGCAATTCTGCATTAATTTCACAAATGAGAAGTTGCAGCAACATTTCAACCAG CACGTATTCAAGATGGAACAAGAAGAATACACAAAAGAGGAGATTGATTGGAGCTACATTGAATTTGTTGATAATCAAGATGTCTTGGATCTTATTGAAAAG aaACCTGGTGGAATCGTTGCTCTCCTTGATGAAGcttg cATGTTTCCAAAGTCAACACATGAAACATTTGCGAACAAGCTGTATCAGACATTTAAAAATCACAAGCGCTTTATAAAACCAAAGCTATCCCGCACAGATTTCACCATTTCTCATTATGCTGGAGAG GTCCTATATCAATCTGACCTATTTTTGGACAAAAACAAGGACTATGTGGTTCCTGAACATCAAGACTTGTTGGATGATTCCAAATGTCCTTTTGTGGCAGGGCTTTTCCCTCCACTTCCAGAAGAGACATCTAAATCTTCTAAGTTTTCTTCAATTGGCTCTCGTTTTAAG CTACAACTACAGCAGTTGATGGAAACACTAAGTTCTACAGAACCTCACTACATAAGATGTGTGAAGCCAAACAACCTTCTAAAACCTGCAATTTTTGAGAATGTCAACATCATGCAGCAACTGCGTTGTGGT GGTGTTTTGGAGGCAATCAGAATCAGTTGTGCTGGATACCCAACTCGGCGTCCTTTCTTTGACTTCATAAATAGATTCGGTCTTCTTGCCCCAGAGGTCGTGGAAGGGAA TGTTGATGAAAAGGTTGCCTGCAAAAAGATTCTGGAAAAGATGGGGCTTAAAGGATATCAG ATAGGTAAAACAAAACTGTTCCTAAGAGCTGGTCAGATGGCTGAATTAGATGCACGGAGAGCTGAAGTACTGAGTAATGCGGCAAAAACTATTCAGCGGCGCATACGAACCCATATTGCTCGTAAACAGTTTATTGCACTGCGGAAGGCTACCATTGTTGTACAATCTATATGCAGAG GAAGACTGGCTTGCAAAATATTTGAGCAAATGAGAAGGGAGGCAGCTGCTATGAAAATTCAGAAGAATACACGCAGATACCAAGCCTGGAAAAGATATCGCAAACTCCATTTCTCTGTTCTTGTCTTGCAAACAGGCTTAAGGGTAATGGCTGCTCGTAATGAGTTCAGATTTAAGAAGACAACAAAAGCGGCAATTTTGGTTCAG GCAAGATGGCGTTGTTATAAAGCTGCCTCATACTATAAGAAGCTTAAGAGGGGTACAATAGTCACACAATGCCTATGGAGGGGAAGAATTGCAAAGAGAGAACTAAGAAAGCTCAAAATG GCTGCAAGGGAAACAGGTGCACTTAAAGAAGCAAAGGATAAGCTTGAAAAACATGTAGAGGAGCTCACTTGGCGTTTACAATTGGAAAAACGTTTAAGG ACTGACCTTGAGGAAGCAAAAGCACAGGAGGTGGCAAAATTGCAGAATTCGTTGCAAGAACTGCAGTACAAAGTTAAAGAAGCAAATGCATTAATTGTCAAGGAACGAGAGGCTGCAAAGAAGGCTATTGAAGAAGCACCTCCTGTTATTAAAGAAACTCAAGTTCTTGTTCAAGATACCCAGAAAATTGATACTCTAACAGCAGAAGTGGAGAACCTAAGG ACATCGTTGGAATCAGAAAGACAAAGTGCTGAtgacttaaaaagaaaatacaatgaAGCCCAAAAATCTGGTGAAGAACGAcagaaaaaattagaagaaacaGAGAAGAAAGTTCATCAGCTCCAGGAATCTTTAACCAG GCTAGAGGAAAAACTTTCCAATTTAGAATCAGAGAATCAAGTCCTGCGTCAACAAGCTGTATCCATGGCACCTAATAAGTTCCTTTC TTCTCATTTGTTGATCACCTGGTATGTGAATCAGGATCTGCATATTCCTCCAATAAATCATAGGGATCCTTCTGAAGTAGAGGAGAAACCCCAAAAATCCCTAAATGAGAAGCAGCAGGAAAACCAAGAGTTGCTCATAAGATGTATTTCCCAACACCTAGGCTTTGCAGGGAATAGGCCTATTGCTGCCTGCATCATATATAAATGCCTTTTGCAGTGGAGATCATTTGAAGTTGAGCGGACTAGTGTTTTTGATCGGATCATTCAGACCATTGGCAATGCTATCGAG ACCCAGGATAACAATGATATCTTGGCCTATTGGTTATCCAATGCCTCAACACTTCTCTTACTACTCCAGCGCACTTTGAAAGCAAGTGGTGCTGCTGGTATGGCCCCACAGCGCCGTCGTTCATCATCAGCAACTCTATTTGGGAGGATGACACAa AGTTTCCGTGGTGCTCCACAAGGAGTGAACATTTCCTTGATCAATGGTAGCATGAATGGAGTGGATACATTACGGCAAGTTGAAGCCAAGTACCCAGCTTTGCTTTTTAAACAGCAGCTTACAGCATATGTAGAAAAGATTTATGGGATGATTCGAGATAATCTGAAGAAAGAAATTTCTCCATTGCTTGGATTGTGCATCCAG GCACCAAGAATATCCAGAGCAAGCTTGGTTAAGGGATCATCGCGGTCAGTTGCAAACACAGAGGCCCAGCGAGCATTGATTGCTCACTGGCAAGGGATTGTAAAAAGCCTTGGAAACTTCCTAAACActttgaaagaaaatcat GTACCCCCATTTTTAGTTCGTAAGGTGttcacacaaatattttctttcatcaatGTTCAACTATTTAACAG TCTTCTGTTAAGGCGAGAGTGCTGTTCTTTTAGCAATGGTGAATATGTGAAGGCTGGATTGGCTGAATTGGAACATTGGTGTTATAAGGCAACAGATGAG tatGCAGGTTCGTCTTGGGATGAGCTCAAGCATATTAGACAGGCAATCGGATTTCTG GTTATACatcaaaaaccaaagaaaacacTGGATGAAATTAGCCATGATCTTTGCCCA GTCCTTAGTATACAGCAGCTCTATCGGATCAGTACAATGTACTGGGATGACAAGTATGGCACGCATAGTGTGTCCTCGGAT GTTATTTCCAATATGAGGGTGCTGATGACAGAAGATTCTAACAATGCAGTTAGTAATTCATTCTTGTTGGATGATGATTCAAG CATTCCATTTTCAGTTGATGACTTATCAAAGTCCATGGAGCAAATAGACATCGCCGATATTGAACCACCACCACTTATTCGTGAAAACTCAGGCTTTAGTTTCATGTTTCCTCGTTCAGAGTAA
- the LOC142628173 gene encoding myosin-9 isoform X1, translating into MTKLSYLHEPGVLQNLKIRYELNEIYTYTGNILIAINPFQRLPHLYDAHMMQQYKGAPFGELSPHVFAVADVAYRAMINEGKSNSILVSGESGAGKTETTKMLMQYLAFLGGRVATEGRTVEQQVLESNPVLEAFGNAKTVRNNNSSRFGKFVEIQFDKQGRISGAAIRTYLLERSRVCQISDPERNYHCFYLLCAAPQEEIEKYKLGNPKSFHYLNQSNCYDLVGVSDAHDYLATRRAMEIVGISDKEQEAIFRVVAAILHLGNIEFAKGKEIDSSVPKDDRAKFHLKMTAELLMCNAEALEDALCKRVMITPEEVIKRSLDPQSAAVSRDGLAKTIYSRLFDWLVDKINSSIGQDPNSKSLIGVLDIYGFESFKTNSFEQFCINFTNEKLQQHFNQHVFKMEQEEYTKEEIDWSYIEFVDNQDVLDLIEKKPGGIVALLDEACMFPKSTHETFANKLYQTFKNHKRFIKPKLSRTDFTISHYAGEVLYQSDLFLDKNKDYVVPEHQDLLDDSKCPFVAGLFPPLPEETSKSSKFSSIGSRFKLQLQQLMETLSSTEPHYIRCVKPNNLLKPAIFENVNIMQQLRCGGVLEAIRISCAGYPTRRPFFDFINRFGLLAPEVVEGNVDEKVACKKILEKMGLKGYQIGKTKLFLRAGQMAELDARRAEVLSNAAKTIQRRIRTHIARKQFIALRKATIVVQSICRGRLACKIFEQMRREAAAMKIQKNTRRYQAWKRYRKLHFSVLVLQTGLRVMAARNEFRFKKTTKAAILVQARWRCYKAASYYKKLKRGTIVTQCLWRGRIAKRELRKLKMAARETGALKEAKDKLEKHVEELTWRLQLEKRLRTDLEEAKAQEVAKLQNSLQELQYKVKEANALIVKEREAAKKAIEEAPPVIKETQVLVQDTQKIDTLTAEVENLRTSLESERQSADDLKRKYNEAQKSGEERQKKLEETEKKVHQLQESLTRLEEKLSNLESENQVLRQQAVSMAPNKFLSGRSRSTIQRAAESGHIGVDTKIGLDLHIPPINHRDPSEVEEKPQKSLNEKQQENQELLIRCISQHLGFAGNRPIAACIIYKCLLQWRSFEVERTSVFDRIIQTIGNAIETQDNNDILAYWLSNASTLLLLLQRTLKASGAAGMAPQRRRSSSATLFGRMTQSFRGAPQGVNISLINGSMNGVDTLRQVEAKYPALLFKQQLTAYVEKIYGMIRDNLKKEISPLLGLCIQAPRISRASLVKGSSRSVANTEAQRALIAHWQGIVKSLGNFLNTLKENHVPPFLVRKVFTQIFSFINVQLFNSLLLRRECCSFSNGEYVKAGLAELEHWCYKATDEYAGSSWDELKHIRQAIGFLVIHQKPKKTLDEISHDLCPVLSIQQLYRISTMYWDDKYGTHSVSSDVISNMRVLMTEDSNNAVSNSFLLDDDSSIPFSVDDLSKSMEQIDIADIEPPPLIRENSGFSFMFPRSE; encoded by the exons AGCAATGATAAATGAGGGGAAAAGCAATTCAATCCTGGTCAGTGGTGAAAGTGGAGCAGGTAAAACTGAGACCACAAAAATGCTTATGCAATACCTTGCCTTTTTAGGAGGCCGGGTTGCTACTGAAGGACGGACAGTTGAGCAACAAGTTCTTGAA TCAAATCCAGTCCTTGAAGCATTTGGCAATGCCAAAACTGTAAGGAACAACAATTCCAG CCGTTTTGGTAAATTTGTGGAGATTCAGTTTGATAAGCAAGGAAGAATCTCAGGAGCAGCCATAAGAACTTACCTTCTAGAGAGGTCTCGTGTTTGCCAAATTTCTGATCCTGAACGCAACTATCACTGCTTCTACCTTCTTTGTGCTGCACCACAAGAG GAAATTGAGAAGTACAAGTTGGGAAACCCTAAATCATTTCACTATCTTAACCAGTCAAATTGCTATGACCTGGTTGGTGTAAGTGATGCGCATGATTATCTTGCCACAAGGAGAGCAATGGAAATTGTTGGGATAAGTGACAAGGAACAG gaaGCAATTTTCAGAGTTGTTGCTGCAATACTTCATCTTGGCAATATTGAATTTGCTAAAGGAAAGGAAATTGATTCATCTGTTCCAAAAGATGACAGAGCCAAATTCCATCTTAAAATGACTGCTGAGCTTCTCAT GTGTAATGCTGAGGCCTTGGAAGATGCATTATGTAAGCGTGTCATGATCACTCCAGAAGAAGTTATAAAACGGAGCCTTGATCCTCAAAGTGCGGCAGTTAGCCGGGATGGTTTAGCAAAGACAATATACTCTCGACTTTTTGACTG GTTGGTGGATAAAATTAATAGCTCAATTGGACAAGATCCTAATTCAAAATCTTTGATTGGGGTTCTTGACATCTATGGTTTTGAAAGCTTTAAGACTAACAG TTTTGAGCAATTCTGCATTAATTTCACAAATGAGAAGTTGCAGCAACATTTCAACCAG CACGTATTCAAGATGGAACAAGAAGAATACACAAAAGAGGAGATTGATTGGAGCTACATTGAATTTGTTGATAATCAAGATGTCTTGGATCTTATTGAAAAG aaACCTGGTGGAATCGTTGCTCTCCTTGATGAAGcttg cATGTTTCCAAAGTCAACACATGAAACATTTGCGAACAAGCTGTATCAGACATTTAAAAATCACAAGCGCTTTATAAAACCAAAGCTATCCCGCACAGATTTCACCATTTCTCATTATGCTGGAGAG GTCCTATATCAATCTGACCTATTTTTGGACAAAAACAAGGACTATGTGGTTCCTGAACATCAAGACTTGTTGGATGATTCCAAATGTCCTTTTGTGGCAGGGCTTTTCCCTCCACTTCCAGAAGAGACATCTAAATCTTCTAAGTTTTCTTCAATTGGCTCTCGTTTTAAG CTACAACTACAGCAGTTGATGGAAACACTAAGTTCTACAGAACCTCACTACATAAGATGTGTGAAGCCAAACAACCTTCTAAAACCTGCAATTTTTGAGAATGTCAACATCATGCAGCAACTGCGTTGTGGT GGTGTTTTGGAGGCAATCAGAATCAGTTGTGCTGGATACCCAACTCGGCGTCCTTTCTTTGACTTCATAAATAGATTCGGTCTTCTTGCCCCAGAGGTCGTGGAAGGGAA TGTTGATGAAAAGGTTGCCTGCAAAAAGATTCTGGAAAAGATGGGGCTTAAAGGATATCAG ATAGGTAAAACAAAACTGTTCCTAAGAGCTGGTCAGATGGCTGAATTAGATGCACGGAGAGCTGAAGTACTGAGTAATGCGGCAAAAACTATTCAGCGGCGCATACGAACCCATATTGCTCGTAAACAGTTTATTGCACTGCGGAAGGCTACCATTGTTGTACAATCTATATGCAGAG GAAGACTGGCTTGCAAAATATTTGAGCAAATGAGAAGGGAGGCAGCTGCTATGAAAATTCAGAAGAATACACGCAGATACCAAGCCTGGAAAAGATATCGCAAACTCCATTTCTCTGTTCTTGTCTTGCAAACAGGCTTAAGGGTAATGGCTGCTCGTAATGAGTTCAGATTTAAGAAGACAACAAAAGCGGCAATTTTGGTTCAG GCAAGATGGCGTTGTTATAAAGCTGCCTCATACTATAAGAAGCTTAAGAGGGGTACAATAGTCACACAATGCCTATGGAGGGGAAGAATTGCAAAGAGAGAACTAAGAAAGCTCAAAATG GCTGCAAGGGAAACAGGTGCACTTAAAGAAGCAAAGGATAAGCTTGAAAAACATGTAGAGGAGCTCACTTGGCGTTTACAATTGGAAAAACGTTTAAGG ACTGACCTTGAGGAAGCAAAAGCACAGGAGGTGGCAAAATTGCAGAATTCGTTGCAAGAACTGCAGTACAAAGTTAAAGAAGCAAATGCATTAATTGTCAAGGAACGAGAGGCTGCAAAGAAGGCTATTGAAGAAGCACCTCCTGTTATTAAAGAAACTCAAGTTCTTGTTCAAGATACCCAGAAAATTGATACTCTAACAGCAGAAGTGGAGAACCTAAGG ACATCGTTGGAATCAGAAAGACAAAGTGCTGAtgacttaaaaagaaaatacaatgaAGCCCAAAAATCTGGTGAAGAACGAcagaaaaaattagaagaaacaGAGAAGAAAGTTCATCAGCTCCAGGAATCTTTAACCAG GCTAGAGGAAAAACTTTCCAATTTAGAATCAGAGAATCAAGTCCTGCGTCAACAAGCTGTATCCATGGCACCTAATAAGTTCCTTTCAGGACGCTCCAGATCAACTATTCAG AGAGCTGCTGAAAGTGGTCATATTGGAGTGGATACAAAGATAGGTTTG GATCTGCATATTCCTCCAATAAATCATAGGGATCCTTCTGAAGTAGAGGAGAAACCCCAAAAATCCCTAAATGAGAAGCAGCAGGAAAACCAAGAGTTGCTCATAAGATGTATTTCCCAACACCTAGGCTTTGCAGGGAATAGGCCTATTGCTGCCTGCATCATATATAAATGCCTTTTGCAGTGGAGATCATTTGAAGTTGAGCGGACTAGTGTTTTTGATCGGATCATTCAGACCATTGGCAATGCTATCGAG ACCCAGGATAACAATGATATCTTGGCCTATTGGTTATCCAATGCCTCAACACTTCTCTTACTACTCCAGCGCACTTTGAAAGCAAGTGGTGCTGCTGGTATGGCCCCACAGCGCCGTCGTTCATCATCAGCAACTCTATTTGGGAGGATGACACAa AGTTTCCGTGGTGCTCCACAAGGAGTGAACATTTCCTTGATCAATGGTAGCATGAATGGAGTGGATACATTACGGCAAGTTGAAGCCAAGTACCCAGCTTTGCTTTTTAAACAGCAGCTTACAGCATATGTAGAAAAGATTTATGGGATGATTCGAGATAATCTGAAGAAAGAAATTTCTCCATTGCTTGGATTGTGCATCCAG GCACCAAGAATATCCAGAGCAAGCTTGGTTAAGGGATCATCGCGGTCAGTTGCAAACACAGAGGCCCAGCGAGCATTGATTGCTCACTGGCAAGGGATTGTAAAAAGCCTTGGAAACTTCCTAAACActttgaaagaaaatcat GTACCCCCATTTTTAGTTCGTAAGGTGttcacacaaatattttctttcatcaatGTTCAACTATTTAACAG TCTTCTGTTAAGGCGAGAGTGCTGTTCTTTTAGCAATGGTGAATATGTGAAGGCTGGATTGGCTGAATTGGAACATTGGTGTTATAAGGCAACAGATGAG tatGCAGGTTCGTCTTGGGATGAGCTCAAGCATATTAGACAGGCAATCGGATTTCTG GTTATACatcaaaaaccaaagaaaacacTGGATGAAATTAGCCATGATCTTTGCCCA GTCCTTAGTATACAGCAGCTCTATCGGATCAGTACAATGTACTGGGATGACAAGTATGGCACGCATAGTGTGTCCTCGGAT GTTATTTCCAATATGAGGGTGCTGATGACAGAAGATTCTAACAATGCAGTTAGTAATTCATTCTTGTTGGATGATGATTCAAG CATTCCATTTTCAGTTGATGACTTATCAAAGTCCATGGAGCAAATAGACATCGCCGATATTGAACCACCACCACTTATTCGTGAAAACTCAGGCTTTAGTTTCATGTTTCCTCGTTCAGAGTAA